From a region of the Chitinophagales bacterium genome:
- the dnaN gene encoding DNA polymerase III subunit beta, with product MKFTVSSQLLRDNLSKIYGVVGSNNVITILDNFLFKLEKDNLTVISSDVENSMKVEIPVQSSDTGSLAVPAKKLMDTIKFIADQPLLMSINDTDNVLDIQTNNGNYKLTGFNAKEFPELSQIKDAQNVTLDSVILNHAIGQASFAIGNDESRKAMTGLYCQFDKDGATFVATDAQKLVRFKRRDVSANGTFSFILPKKVLSQLKTSLPGENSPVDISFNKNHCSFKFGNIYLICRLIESQYPDYNAVIPTNNPNILVINREELLSSLRRLTPYTSQTTHQVVFQIAGSQLTVSATDIDYASEGRENLMVNYNGEDFTIGFNSKYLSEILSTIHSEEVMIEMSTPARACLILPNETNDKESILMLIMPIMVN from the coding sequence ATGAAGTTTACTGTATCTTCACAATTATTAAGAGACAACCTAAGCAAAATCTATGGTGTAGTTGGTTCGAATAACGTAATCACCATCCTTGACAACTTTCTTTTCAAATTAGAAAAAGATAATTTAACGGTTATTTCCTCTGATGTAGAGAACTCTATGAAAGTTGAAATTCCTGTCCAGTCTTCGGATACAGGCTCACTAGCTGTACCTGCAAAAAAGCTTATGGATACCATCAAGTTTATAGCAGATCAGCCCTTATTGATGTCCATCAATGATACGGACAATGTACTGGATATTCAAACCAATAACGGTAACTATAAATTGACTGGTTTCAATGCAAAAGAATTTCCTGAATTGTCACAAATCAAAGACGCTCAGAATGTGACACTGGATTCTGTAATTCTCAATCACGCTATAGGTCAAGCGAGCTTTGCCATAGGAAATGACGAATCGCGCAAGGCTATGACGGGTTTATATTGCCAGTTTGATAAAGACGGCGCTACATTCGTCGCTACAGACGCTCAAAAGCTCGTTAGATTTAAGAGAAGGGATGTCAGCGCTAATGGTACTTTTAGTTTTATTCTACCTAAAAAGGTACTTTCTCAGCTAAAAACTTCACTACCTGGTGAAAATTCACCTGTAGATATAAGTTTCAACAAAAATCACTGTTCCTTTAAATTTGGCAATATTTACTTAATTTGCCGACTAATAGAGAGTCAATATCCTGACTACAATGCTGTTATACCTACTAATAATCCGAATATTTTAGTTATAAATAGAGAGGAATTGCTTTCTTCCCTGAGACGTTTGACGCCATATACCAGTCAGACTACACATCAAGTCGTATTTCAGATTGCTGGAAGTCAGTTGACTGTTTCGGCTACAGATATCGATTATGCCAGTGAAGGTAGAGAAAATTTAATGGTCAACTATAATGGGGAAGATTTCACCATAGGATTTAATTCTAAATATTTATCAGAAATACTCTCTACTATTCATTCAGAAGAGGTGATGATAGAAATGTCTACCCCAGCCAGAGCTTGTCTTATCCTTCCGAACGAAACGAATGACAAGGAGAGCATCTTAATGCTAATTATGCCAATAATGGTCAATTAA